A genomic stretch from Xylanivirga thermophila includes:
- the argH gene encoding argininosuccinate lyase has protein sequence MKLWGGRFQKETVDKVNQFNSSINFDYKLYKQDIYGSIAHVHMLAKQHIISQQDSISICDGLMGILNDIEDGKIQFDSQAEDIHSNIESLLIERIGDVGKKLHTGRSRNDQVALDTRMYVKDQTKEIIYLLIDLEKNLLSIANGNKNSIMPGYTHMQKAQPITLSHHILAYFEMFKRDIERLNDSISRVDVLPLGSGALATTTYPLDRYMVANKLGFKEISSNSLDAVSDRDFVIELLSCCSIIMMHLSRFSEELILWSTDEFGFIELDDGYSTGSSIMPQKKNPDVLELIRGKTGRVYGNLIAMLTIMKGLPLAYNKDMQEDKEALFDTVDTVKNCIDIFNCMITTTTFNTQNMLNQAAKGYINATDAADYLVKKGLPFRDAHKVIGHLVLYAMDQNKTLNELSKDEFKSFSPMFDEDILDTLSLDKCVNERKLPGGPAPVTVEESIKRGYKWIEKAEELLI, from the coding sequence ATGAAATTATGGGGAGGACGTTTTCAAAAAGAAACCGTTGATAAAGTAAACCAATTTAATTCTTCAATAAATTTCGATTATAAACTATATAAGCAGGATATATATGGGAGTATCGCCCATGTACATATGTTGGCTAAACAACATATCATATCCCAGCAGGATAGTATATCTATATGCGATGGGCTCATGGGGATATTGAATGATATAGAAGATGGGAAAATACAATTTGACAGTCAAGCAGAAGACATACACAGCAATATAGAAAGTCTGCTTATAGAGCGCATAGGAGATGTGGGGAAAAAACTACATACTGGTAGAAGTCGTAATGATCAAGTTGCATTAGACACAAGAATGTATGTAAAGGATCAAACAAAGGAAATAATCTACTTGCTAATAGATTTGGAAAAAAACCTACTCTCCATTGCAAATGGGAATAAAAATTCAATAATGCCTGGCTATACACATATGCAAAAGGCTCAGCCCATTACACTATCCCATCATATCCTTGCATACTTTGAAATGTTTAAACGGGATATAGAAAGGCTAAATGACTCCATTTCAAGGGTAGATGTACTTCCCCTTGGTTCTGGGGCCCTAGCCACCACTACATATCCCCTTGACAGATATATGGTAGCTAATAAACTAGGTTTTAAGGAGATCTCTTCAAATAGTCTAGATGCAGTAAGCGACAGGGATTTTGTCATAGAGCTTCTATCATGCTGCTCAATTATAATGATGCACCTTAGCAGATTCTCTGAAGAACTCATCCTATGGTCTACAGATGAGTTTGGGTTTATAGAATTGGATGATGGCTATAGCACCGGAAGCAGCATAATGCCCCAAAAGAAAAATCCTGATGTATTAGAACTTATAAGGGGCAAGACAGGTAGAGTATATGGCAACCTAATAGCTATGCTAACCATCATGAAGGGCTTGCCGCTAGCCTATAATAAGGATATGCAAGAAGATAAAGAGGCCCTATTCGATACTGTGGATACGGTTAAAAACTGCATTGACATATTTAATTGTATGATAACAACAACAACTTTTAACACACAAAATATGCTTAACCAAGCTGCTAAAGGATATATAAATGCCACCGATGCAGCAGATTATCTTGTTAAAAAGGGACTACCATTTAGAGATGCACATAAAGTTATAGGCCATTTAGTATTATATGCCATGGACCAAAACAAGACATTAAATGAGTTGTCAAAGGATGAGTTTAAGAGCTTCTCTCCTATGTTTGATGAAGATATACTAGATACCTTATCACTTGATAAATGTGTAAATGAAAGGAAATTGCCTGGAGGTCCTGCCCCTGTTACTGTTGAAGAATCAATTAAAAGAGGTTATAAATGGATAGAAAAAGCAGAGGAACTCCTCATCTGA